The following proteins are co-located in the Phragmites australis chromosome 10, lpPhrAust1.1, whole genome shotgun sequence genome:
- the LOC133930907 gene encoding uncharacterized protein LOC133930907: MDRGQNARNNFFGGRDPFAGFGGFGPQRSLISGFFGGRDPFDDPFFTQPFGGRIGGPGMFGPSLFGPMGGPFGDMRNDGFIAQAPLRSSGREPVITELDEEEGENAEGGNEQSIHDSYVQEPDDGMEGGQVQLRRDFNRANEGQSQARTFTYQSSSVTYGGIDGAYYTASKTRRTGSDGITVEESKEADTTTKEAAHRISRGIRDKGHSLTRKLNSDGKVDTTQILHNLNEDELAGFEESWKGNAGHHLPGWNQNAGAPNNDNSDNRGSSRRGRRPARGWALPGREQARDSSSNGKPKSRVIPIS, translated from the exons ATGGATAGAGGGCAGAACGCAAGGAACAACTTCTTCGGTGGCAGGGACCCATTTGCTGGGTTTGGTGGCTTCGGTCCCCAAAGGAGCTTGATTTCTGGCTTCTTTGGAGGGAGGGATCCATTTGATGATCCGTTCTTTACCCAGCCATTTGGGGGTCGGATCGGTGGCCCTGGCATGTTCGGGCCTAGTCTTTTCGGACCGATGGGAGGGCCGTTCGGAGACATGAGAAACGATGGATTCATCGCGCAAGCTCCTCTGAGGAGTAGCGGCAGGGAGCCTGTCATTAcagagcttgatgaggaggaaggagaaaatgCAGAGGGCGGTAACGAGCAGTCGATCCATGATTCTTATGTTCAGGAGCCGGACGATG GGATGGAAGGGGGCCAGGTCCAGCTGCGAAGGGATTTCAATAGGGCTAATGAAGGGCAGTCGCAAGCTCGTACTTTCACATATCAGAGCTCTTCTGTGACTTATGGTGGTATTGATGGAGCTTACTACACCGCTTCAAAGACTAGGAGGACTGGTAGTGATGGA ATTACTGTGGAAGAAAGCAAGGAAGCAgatacaacaacaaaagaggCCGCTCATAGAATCTCCCGAGGAATTCGTGACAAG GGCCATTCCCTGACAAGGAAGCTGAATTCAGATGGGAAGGTTGACACCACGCAGATATTGCACAATCTAAACGAGG ATGAACTAGCTGGATTTGAGGAATCATGGAAGGGGAATGCTGGACATCACTTGCCTGGCTGGAATCAAAATGCTGGTGCACCTAATAATGATAATTCTG ATAACCGTGGCTCCAGTAGACGTGGCCGACGACCTGCACGGGGTTGGGCGCTTCCTGGAAGAGAGCAAGCCCGTGATTCAAGCAGCAATGGAAAGCCGAAATCACGAGTCATCCCAATCTCCTGA
- the LOC133930913 gene encoding putative tRNA 2'-phosphotransferase isoform X2, whose translation MRALAAAASPPLRALLLLLSPNLPPAPRPLLTMNPSSSSSGGYHSRAAAFASPQPRGGGGRRRGGDGDGSHRIDALGRLLTRVLRHMAAELGLNMRTDGYVRVGDLLRLNLQTFAKVPLKSHTVDEIREAVRRDNKQRFSLLEEDGELLIRANQGHTVTTVTSESLLKPILSADEVSGIRQNVNILIHLDVSKALQDGMKLYISDNRVILTEGFDGVVPVKYFEKIETWPGGVPIPFQR comes from the exons ATGAGGGCTCTCGCGGCCGCCGCCTCGCCCCCGCTCCGCGCCCTCCTCCTACTCCTCTCCCCCAACCTCCCACCCGCCCCGCGCCCCCTGCTCACCATGAacccctcctcctcatcctctggcGGCTACCACTCCAGGGCCGCCGCCTTCGCCTCCCCGCAGCcgcgcggcgggggcggcaggCGACGCGGTGGCGACGGAGACGGGAGCCACCGCATCGACGCTCTCGGCCGCCTCCT GACGAGGGTCTTGCGGCACATGGCGGCGGAGCTGGGCCTGAACATGAGGACCGACGGCTACGTGCGGGTTGGGGACCTGCTCAGGCTCAACCTACAGACCTTCGCCAAGGTCCCTCTCAAGTCCCATACGGTGGACGAAATCAGGGAG GCGGTCAGACGGGATAACAAGCAGAGGTTCAGTCTGTTGGAGGAAGATGGTGAGCTGTTGATCCGGGCGAACCAGGGGCACACAGTTACT ACTGTTACTTCAGAGAGCTTGTTGAAACCCATTTTATCAGCTGATGAAGTCTCAG GTATAAGGCAGAATGTTAACATCTTGATACATTTAGACGTCAGCAAGGCACTGCAAG ATGGAATGAAGCTCTACATTTCAGACAACAGAGTGATCCTGACAGAAGGTTTCGATGGTGTCGTTCCTGTGAAGTACTTTGAGAAAATCGAAACATGGCCAGGAGGAGTGCCAATACCGTTTCAAAGATGA
- the LOC133930912 gene encoding protein NSP-INTERACTING KINASE 2-like → MASDSTSSTIPHHSLLPCPLPLRRFKLPAPMAAARFRFPLPLLLLLAVLAASARNEEDARALMALKRALDPVGRVLGSWHPSGDPCGASFFGITCDLDGRVTAISLQGRGLSGSLPPAVAGLRRLQGLYLHYNGIRGTIPREIGKLSELTDLYLDVNHLTGPVPVEIAAMASLQVLQLGYNQLTGSIPPQLGNLNKLSVLAMQSNQLTGAIPATLGDLTQLTRLDLSFNSLFGSIPSKIAEVPLLEVFDIRNNSLSGSVPVGLRRLNGGFQYANNKALCGGGFSLLDICPSSEDGLKPSKPEPFGPDGTVKTRQVPQLANPDNCSGSRCSKSSNASTGVLIVGVVAVVIGAAFCGLFAFSWYRRQKQKIGSSLEVSDSRLSTDHYQQKEACRRSASPLISVEYSNGWDPLSGGGIGSSGEVSDSFRFNLEEVECATQYFSEVNLLGKSGFAATYKGILRDGSVVCVKSLNKTSCKQEESDFLRGLKMLTLLRHENLVSLRGFCCSRGRGECFLVYDFMVNGCLSQYLDVKDRSSASVLDWPTRVSIIRGIAKGIEYLHSKKSNKPPVVHQNISAEKILLDHHFAPLMSVPGLHKLLADDVVFSTLKASAAMGYLAPEYATTGRFTDKSDVFAFGIVVLQVITGRRDVSQLKVGAAAASDFEGLIDGNLNGAFSRTEAAKLAAVAAYCTSEVPSQRPTMEAVVQQLGQ, encoded by the exons ATGGCCTCCGACTCTACGAGCAGTACAATACCACACCACTCACTCCTCCCTTGTCCCCTCCCACTGCGACGCTTCAAGCTTCCTGCTCCCATGGCCGCCGCGCGCTTCCGCttccctctccccctcctctTGCTCCTCGCCGTCCTCGCCGCCTCGGCACGCAACGAGGAGGACGCACGCGCGCTCATGGCACTCAAGCGGGCACTTGACCCGGTCGGCCGGGTCCTGGGCTCATGGCACCCCTCCGGCGACCCCTGCGGCGCCTCCTTCTTTGGCATAACCTGCGACCTCGACGGTCGCGTCACGGCCATCTCGCTGCAGGGCCGCGGGCTCTCTGGCAGCCTTCCGCCGGCGGTCGCCGGGCTCCGGCGGCTCCAGGGGCTGTACCTCCACTACAACGGCATCAGGGGGACCATACCGCGGGAGATTGGGAAGCTATCCGAGCTAACGGACCTGTACCTGGACGTTAACCATCTCACCGGGCCCGTGCCCGTCGAGATTGCCGCTATGGCCAGCCTCCAAG TGTTGCAACTGGGTTACAACCAGTTGACAGGCAGCATACCACCTCAGCTAGGCAACCTGAATAAGCTCAGTGTTCTTGCAATGCAGTCCAATCAGCTGACTGGAGCCATTCCGGCAACTCTTGGTGACCTAACACAGCTGACACGGCTCGATTTAAGCTTCAACAGCCTATTTGGTTCAATCCCTTCAAAGATTGCAGAGGTTCCGTTGCTCGAGGTCTTTGATATTCGCAATAACTCCCTCTCCGGGAGTGTTCCTGTTG GATTGAGGAGACTGAATGGTGGATTCCAGTATGCAAACAACAAGGCGCTTTGTGGTGGTGGCTTCAGTTTGCTAGATATTTGCCCCTCTTCAGAGGATGGCTTGAAACCAAGCAAGCCTGAGCCTTTTGGTCCAGATGGTACTGTGAAGACACGGCAAGTGCCCCAATTGGCGAATCCTGACAACTGCTCAGGCTCTCGCTGCTCAAAGTCGTCGAATGCATCTACAGGAGTTCTTATTGTCGGTGTGGTTGCAGTGGTGATTGGTGCCGCATTTTGCGGGCTATTTGCGTTCTCATGGTACCGCCGGCAGAAGCAGAAGATTGGAAGCTCACTGGAGGTTTCTGATAGCAGGCTCAGCACTGACCATTACCAGCAGAAGGAAGCCTGCAGAAGGAGTGCTTCTCCTTTGATTAGTGTTGAGTACTCAAACGGGTGGGATCCTTTGTCAGGTGGGGgcattggatcatccggtgaagtcagTGATAGCTTTAGGTTCAATCTAGAGGAGGTTGAATGCGCGACACAATATTTCTCGGAGGTTAACTTGCTAGGCAAGAGCGGCTTCGCCGCGACATACAAGGGAATCCTTCGGGATGGGTCAGTTGTTTGTGTTAAGAGCCTCAACAAGACAAGCTGCAAGCAAGAGGAGTCAGATTTCTTGCGCGGTCTGAAGATGCTCACCCTGCTTCGACATGAGAACCTCGTTAGCCTGAGGGGTTTCTGTTGCTCCAGGGGGAGGGGCGAGTGCTTCCTTGTCTACGACTTCATGGTAAATGGGTGCTTGTCACAGTATCTGGACGTTAAGGACAGATCCAGTGCTAGTGTTCTCGACTGGCCTACCAGAGTTTCCATCATCAGAGGCATTGCAAAAG GAATTGAGTACCTACACAGTAAGAAGAGCAATAAACCACCAGTAGTTCACCAGAACATATCAGCTGAGAAGATCCTCCTCGACCACCACTTCGCCCCACTTATGTCGGTCCCGGGACTGCATAAGCTCCTTGCTGATGATGTCGTCTTCTCAACTCTGAAGGCCAGCGCCGCAATGGGGTACCTTGCCCCTGAGTACGCCACCACTGGTAGATTCACTGATAAGAGCGACGTCTTTGCATTCGGGATCGTGGTTCTCCAAGTCATCACAGGCAGGAGGGATGTCTCACAACTGAAGGTAGGCGCTGCAGCGGCGAGCGACTTTGAAGGCCTGATTGATGGAAACCTCAACGGTGCCTTCTCAAGGACAGAAGCTGCAAAGCTCGCCGCAGTTGCTGCATATTGCACAAGCGAGGTGCCAAGCCAGCGGCCGACGATGGAAGCTGTGGTTCAGCAGCTCGGCCAGTGA
- the LOC133930911 gene encoding putative transferase At4g12130, mitochondrial: MPPLARRLAAHLLLQRRVRARALHTRPPTDPGVLACRLASRAVVRLAGPEAARFLHSLLTNDLLSAFSADASSRGPAAPAYAALLTPQGRFLYDLFLYRPPPRSQLLDRTGSAPQTGEKPKGEEGETGEVLADVDAAEVDELLACFKRYRLRSKVEIDNVSEDFVCWQRFGRSVVHAEPSTQEPDARSIGWGQGPDHAAESVAQGNGHGWQWFKDPRLDYLGYRGIFPADTIPPLVESDKEADERHYQLWRIENGVAEGSTEIPKGEAIPLEYNLAGLNAISFEKGCYIGQELIARTHHRGVIRKRLMPMKFVDENGQELEQAVAPGSEIVNEASDKKIGTVNTVLGSHGMGLLRLEEALKQNSDLRINDNRDVRVKAIKPDWWPAEWTQVLEQQSAVA, translated from the exons ATGCCGCCGCTCGCGCGCCGCCTCGCcgcgcacctcctcctccagcgcCGCGTCCGCGCCCGCGCCCTCCACACGAGGCCGCCCACCGACCCGGGCGTGCTGGCCTGCCGCCTCGCCTCCCGCGCCGTGGTGCGCTTGGCGGGGCCCGAGGCCGCGCGCTTCCTCCACTCGCTCCTCACCAACGACCTCCTCTCGGCCTTCTCCGCCGACGCCTCATCGCGGGGGCCCGCGGCGCCCGCCTACGCCGCGCTGCTCACGCCGCAGGGCAGGTTCCTCTacgacctcttcctctaccggccCCCGCCGCGGTCGCAGCTGCTCGACCGCACCGGGTCCGCACCGCAGACCGGGGAGAAGCCCaagggggaggagggggagacaGGGGAGGTGCTTGCAGATGTCGACGCGGCGGAGGTCGACGAGCTCCTCGCCTGCTTCAAGAG ATATAGGTTGAGATCAAAGGTTGAGATAGATAATGTAAGTGAAGATTTTGTGTGTTGGCAAAGATTTGGACGTAGTGTGGTGCATGCTGAACCTTCTACTCAAGAACCTGATGCTCGATCCATTGGATGGGGACAAGGTCCTGACCATGCTGCTGAGTCAGTTGCACAAGGGAACGGTCATGGTTGGCAGTGGTTCAAAGATCCTCGGTTGGACTACCTTGGTTACAGAGGAATTTTTCCCGCTGATACAATAC CACCACTAGTTGAATCCGACAAAGAAGCAGATGAACGCCATTATCAGCTTTGGCGGATAGAAAATGGAGTTGCAGAAGGTTCAACTGAGATCCCAAAAG GTGAAGCAATCCCACTTGAGTACAATCTTGCCGGCTTGAATGCCATTTCATTTGAGAAGGGGTGCTACATTGGGCAGGAGCTTATCGCACGGACACACCATCGCGGTGTCATTCGGAAGCGCCTGATGCCTATGAAGTTTGTTGACGAGAATGGACAAG AGCTCGAGCAGGCTGTCGCTCCAGGTTCAGAAATTGTCAACGAGGCTTCTGATAAGAAGATTGGTACAGTAAACACAGTTCTCGGCTCCCATGGAATGGGCCTGTTGAGACTCGAAGAAGCACTGAAACAAAACTCAGACCTTCGCATCAATGATAATAGGGATGTGAGAGTCAAGGCGATCAAACCAGACTGGTGGCCAGCCGAGTGGACGCAGGTGCTTGAACAGCAGAGTGCAGTTGCTTGA
- the LOC133930913 gene encoding uncharacterized protein LOC133930913 isoform X1, with amino-acid sequence MRALAAAASPPLRALLLLLSPNLPPAPRPLLTMNPSSSSSGGYHSRAAAFASPQPRGGGGRRRGGDGDGSHRIDALGRLLTRVLRHMAAELGLNMRTDGYVRVGDLLRLNLQTFAKVPLKSHTVDEIREAVRRDNKQRFSLLEEDGELLIRANQGHTVTTVTSESLLKPILSADEVSVCVHGTYRKNLDSILQSGLKCMARLHVHFSSGLPSDGEVISGIRQNVNILIHLDVSKALQDGMKLYISDNRVILTEGFDGVVPVKYFEKIETWPGGVPIPFQR; translated from the exons ATGAGGGCTCTCGCGGCCGCCGCCTCGCCCCCGCTCCGCGCCCTCCTCCTACTCCTCTCCCCCAACCTCCCACCCGCCCCGCGCCCCCTGCTCACCATGAacccctcctcctcatcctctggcGGCTACCACTCCAGGGCCGCCGCCTTCGCCTCCCCGCAGCcgcgcggcgggggcggcaggCGACGCGGTGGCGACGGAGACGGGAGCCACCGCATCGACGCTCTCGGCCGCCTCCT GACGAGGGTCTTGCGGCACATGGCGGCGGAGCTGGGCCTGAACATGAGGACCGACGGCTACGTGCGGGTTGGGGACCTGCTCAGGCTCAACCTACAGACCTTCGCCAAGGTCCCTCTCAAGTCCCATACGGTGGACGAAATCAGGGAG GCGGTCAGACGGGATAACAAGCAGAGGTTCAGTCTGTTGGAGGAAGATGGTGAGCTGTTGATCCGGGCGAACCAGGGGCACACAGTTACT ACTGTTACTTCAGAGAGCTTGTTGAAACCCATTTTATCAGCTGATGAAGTCTCAG TTTGTGTGCATGGAACTTACAGAAAAAATCTTGACTCGATTTTGCAATCTGGATTAAAGTGTATGGCAAGGTTGCATGTTCATTTCTCAAGTGGCTTACCATCCGATGGAGAAGTGATTAGTG GTATAAGGCAGAATGTTAACATCTTGATACATTTAGACGTCAGCAAGGCACTGCAAG ATGGAATGAAGCTCTACATTTCAGACAACAGAGTGATCCTGACAGAAGGTTTCGATGGTGTCGTTCCTGTGAAGTACTTTGAGAAAATCGAAACATGGCCAGGAGGAGTGCCAATACCGTTTCAAAGATGA
- the LOC133930908 gene encoding probable protein transport Sec1b, with product MSTDFGAPADDPKVFRNVCRDRILKDLLKPDKDKETKSSWKVLIMDKFTVKIMAYACKMAEITDAGISLVEDLFKRREPMPSMDAIYFLQPLKENVIMLLSDMSGRCPLYRKAYIYFSSPVPKELVSYIKNDSSVIPRIGALREMNLEFFAIDMQGFVTDHDMALSDLYGANEHNSKKFNDTVSMMATRIATTFASLKEFPCVRYRAPKGGDASVTTKFDLVPKWLATAVWDIVSKYKSTIPEFPHKETCELLIVDRPIDQIAPVIHEWTYDAMCHDLLEMDGNKYIYEVSKMGLEPEKKEALLEDHDPLWLELRHAHIADASERLYEKMNNFVAKNKAAQLHSRDGGEISTRDLQKIVQALPQYSDQVEKLTLHIEIAGKINRFIREYGLRDIGQLEQDLVFGDAGAKEVISILRSKQDMSPENKLRLLIIYAIVYPEKFEGDKGEKLMQLAKLPHDNMNVINCLRYLGGSDTKKTSRTGAFSLKFDAQKKKNAARTERQDGEETWALSRFFPLIEELIEKLSKGELPLNEYPSMSEPSSTAQGATQTASTARPAQTPQPMSMRSRRTPTWAKSRNSDDSQSSDSSVLRHPSGDFKRLGNRIFVFMIGGATRSELRTVHKLTMKLKREIVLGSSSIDDPPQFISKLKAIGGAKDV from the exons GTTCTTATAATGGACAAATTTACGGTGAAGATCATGGCTTATGCTTGCAAGATGGCTGAAATTACCGACGCGGGGATTTCAT TGGTAGAAGATCTGTTCAAGAGAAGGGAGCCGATGCCTTCAATGGATGCAATCTACTTTCTGCAGCCACTGAAAGAGAA TGTCATAATGCTTCTGTCCGACATGTCTGGGAGATGTCCACTGTACAGGAA GGCATACATATACTTTAGTTCACCAGTTCCTAAAGAGCTGGTGTCTTACATAAAAAATGACAGCAGTGTAATTCCACGCATTGGTGCACTAAGAGAG ATGAATTTGGAATTCTTTGCTATTGACATGCAG GGCTTCGTAACTGACCATGATATGGCGCTGAGTGACTTATATGGTGCAAATGAACATAATTCAAAAAAGTTCAATGATACTGTAAGCATGATGGCTACTCGTATTGCGACAACATTTGCTTCGTTGAAG GAATTTCCATGTGTGCGGTATCGTGCCCCAAAAGGCGGAGATGCATCTGTGACAACTAAATTTGACCTAGTTCCAAAATGGCTTGCTACTGCCGTTTGGGATATTGTGTCAAAATATAAATCAACTATTCCTGAATTTCCCCATAAAGAGACGTGTGAACTGCTCATTGTCGACAGGCCTATAGATCAG ATAGCACCTGTTATTCACGAATGGACCTATGATGCAATGTGCCATGATCTACTCGAAATGGATGGCAACAAATACATATATGAG GTATCAAAGATGGGTTTAGAACCTGAAAAGAAGGAGGCTTTGTTGGAGGATCATGATCCTCTCTGGCTTGAGCTTCGCCATGCTCACATAGCTGAT GCTAGTGAGAGGCTGTATGAAAAGATGAATAACTTTGTTGCAAAGAATAAAGCAGCGCAACTACATTCAAG AGATGGTGGTGAAATCTCAACAAGGGATCTGCAGAAAATTGTTCAAGCTTTGCCACAATACAGTGATCAAGTGGAGAAATTGACACTCCATATAGAG ATTGCAGGAAAAATTAACAGGTTCATCAGGGAGTACGGGCTCCGTGACATTGGGCAGCTGGAGCAGGATCTAGTTTTTGGAGACGCAGGAGCGAAGGAGGTGATCAGCATCCTCAGGTCAAAGCAG GATATGAGTCCAGAAAACAAACTGAGGTTGCTGATCATATATGCAATTGTTTATCCAGAGAAGTTTGAAGGTGACAAAGGGGAAAAGTTGATGCAG CTAGCGAAACTGCCACATGATAATATGAATGTAATAAACTGTTTAAGATACTTGGGAGGTTCAGATACAAAAAAGACATCACGGACTGGCGCTTTCTCTCTCAAATTTGATGCCCAAAAG AAGAAAAATGCTGCCAGGACAGAACGGCAGGATGGGGAGGAAACATGGGCATTATCACGTTTTTTCCCACTTATTGAG GAACTGATTGAGAAACTGAGCAAAGGTGAATTACCTCTAAATGAATACCCATCTATGAGTGAACCAAGTTCTACTGCTCAAGGAGCTACGCAAACTGCATCAACGGCACGACCAGCACAAACTCCGCAGCCAATGTCTATGAGATCACGGCGGACCCCAACATGGGCCAAGTCTCGAAACTCCGATGATTCTCAATCAAG TGATTCTTCAGTCTTGAGACACCCATCAGGTGACTTCAAGAGGCTCGGCAACCGAATTTTCGTCTTCATGATTGGTGGAGCCACTAGATCTGAA TTGCGCACGGTCCACAAGCTTACAATGAAACTGAAGCGCGAAATAGTCCTGGGATCTTCTAGCATCGATGACCCTCCACAGTTTATTTCG AAGCTGAAGGCGATAGGTGGTGCCAAAGACGTCTAG